From the genome of Cedecea lapagei, one region includes:
- a CDS encoding site-specific integrase translates to MVSSMVLIDDPLPSENGIDTYLQGLKRMEFLKLNGLDHISHHSLSALNNKAFIRQLEMKTKGRYRSLPQEVILSSFRNAVEFYFDVGQLLIDGYVVLAQEADSRECTLTDLSSTDIERLIPQKLSDIGVKVWDLSADFRGRERGGGSVIFFKRFRTNEGLLQLIEVLYGAIWIILAALSARRSGEIRDLMASTCLVKKNHGYYLQFALRKRNFGKFREQVLRPIPNIAALCIQSLKDLHLNLSLLSSARVSDRLFSKPRCREVGLAEMSLVDATKVLNRFSDYFETQLSSDGRRYYIRTHQMRRFFAMTFFWNGGFGGLDTLRWFLGHTNLEHVYHYITETVPGEVLRRVSAEYASEALVSGQSNSKSLGALLEERYGVSSFSIMQSDEVADYIEDLIIEGILNIEPVFYDTPDGNRYEILFKIMGDKS, encoded by the coding sequence ATGGTTTCGTCTATGGTTCTTATTGACGATCCACTGCCTTCTGAAAATGGGATTGATACTTACCTGCAAGGATTGAAGCGAATGGAGTTTCTCAAGCTTAATGGGCTGGACCATATTAGTCATCACTCGCTTTCAGCTCTGAATAACAAAGCTTTTATTCGGCAGTTGGAGATGAAAACTAAAGGACGCTATCGATCTTTGCCTCAGGAAGTCATATTGTCATCATTTAGGAATGCAGTTGAGTTCTATTTTGATGTGGGCCAATTACTCATCGACGGCTATGTTGTATTGGCACAAGAGGCTGATTCACGCGAGTGTACGCTCACGGATTTAAGTTCGACTGATATAGAACGGCTCATCCCCCAAAAGCTGAGTGATATTGGAGTAAAGGTCTGGGATCTCTCGGCAGATTTTCGTGGCAGGGAGCGGGGTGGAGGAAGTGTTATTTTCTTTAAACGCTTTAGGACGAATGAAGGGTTGCTTCAGTTAATCGAGGTGCTATATGGAGCTATCTGGATAATACTTGCTGCTCTTAGTGCCCGGCGTTCAGGAGAGATAAGAGATCTTATGGCAAGTACCTGCTTGGTTAAAAAAAATCATGGTTATTACTTACAGTTCGCCTTACGAAAACGAAATTTCGGCAAGTTTCGAGAACAAGTCCTTCGCCCCATTCCTAATATCGCAGCTCTTTGTATCCAGAGTTTAAAAGATCTGCATCTAAATTTATCATTGCTTAGTTCTGCTAGAGTTTCAGATCGGCTTTTCAGTAAACCTCGGTGTCGCGAGGTTGGTCTGGCCGAGATGAGTTTGGTCGATGCGACAAAAGTACTGAATCGCTTCTCTGATTATTTTGAAACACAACTAAGCTCTGATGGACGGCGCTATTACATTCGCACTCACCAGATGAGACGTTTCTTCGCTATGACTTTTTTTTGGAACGGTGGTTTTGGCGGTCTGGATACTCTGCGGTGGTTTTTAGGCCATACAAACCTTGAACACGTTTATCACTACATCACTGAGACTGTACCAGGCGAAGTATTGCGGAGAGTCAGTGCCGAATATGCATCTGAAGCGTTGGTCTCAGGGCAGAGTAATTCAAAGAGTCTCGGGGCGCTTTTAGAAGAGCGCTATGGGGTTTCATCTTTTTCAATCATGCAATCAGATGAAGTTGCTGATTATATTGAAGACCTAATCATTGAGGGGATATTAAATATCGAGCCAGTCTTCTACGATACTCCTGATGGAAATCGTTATGAAATTCTCTTTAAAATAATGGGCGATAAATCATGA
- a CDS encoding integrase core domain-containing protein — translation MFSVDTPCKIEAGRIHYNERRPHSTREWMTSYEFAESLPVTKICSQYEAGYPWL, via the coding sequence ATGTTCTCGGTGGATACACCGTGCAAAATCGAGGCCGGACGCATACACTATAACGAGAGACGCCCTCATTCTACGCGGGAATGGATGACGTCGTACGAATTTGCTGAAAGTCTGCCGGTTACCAAAATATGTAGCCAATATGAGGCCGGTTATCCTTGGTTATGA
- a CDS encoding KAP family P-loop NTPase fold protein — MDYTRATARNLLPLAQMASVIPGVPDTSGALKALSESRWLKEKEKTAAEMRAEIAQKITELDLSFIVLLDDLDRLEPAQAVEVIRLVKSVADFPRFRYLLCYDKSVLSQAISQGLGVADGGLYLQKIVQISFGLPRPESFVLRREFRDAAAELYLTVNDQRPGTDVMDDLAKVADVYGAALKTPREVQLVLNALRFRYASMRDYVYFPDLCFLQLLRTTNSGLYDWVEEYLSERAVVEAGDGHVSEDEQKVLADSLKANLKQYFPAEAHSVYVLGRWVPGISGGLANLPFSLFGVTGAQQSAMMTAGKRLGSQAYWRYYFAFSAPQNVLSPEVFGELFGSAAQPEKQQELAERLLGYIQSKQLSSQTWFEHILAQLTSPLIDTRTPAECRGLLAFFFDYGDNMLERYRADNEWFALHDLDTYSVADRLIQRMLQESPEDMMVFLTEKVNNGQAWYWIAEYVRHLLWQHGIVGNRTFNQQEAWMERDNVDAIRKALADRLNSPEVTDKLGGFALLNAYIWAWRDISGSEVLQKWIKRQTLDDGAFLRLLLQLRYLGTSSVDGRYRALNLADLTEFLGDSDVITERITRIRESGHFAELVDQVEQSVRRNHF, encoded by the coding sequence ATGGACTACACCCGGGCAACCGCCAGGAACCTGTTGCCTCTCGCTCAGATGGCCAGCGTTATTCCCGGTGTTCCCGACACTAGTGGCGCCCTGAAAGCCCTGTCAGAGTCGCGCTGGCTGAAAGAAAAAGAAAAAACCGCGGCAGAAATGCGCGCCGAGATTGCACAGAAAATCACAGAGCTGGATCTGAGCTTCATTGTTCTGCTGGATGATCTTGACCGCCTCGAACCAGCTCAGGCCGTGGAGGTGATCCGGTTGGTGAAATCGGTAGCTGATTTTCCCCGCTTCCGGTACTTGCTCTGTTATGACAAATCAGTGTTGTCACAGGCTATCAGCCAGGGGCTTGGGGTCGCAGACGGCGGCCTGTATTTACAGAAAATTGTACAGATCTCATTCGGCCTCCCACGCCCAGAATCCTTTGTGTTGCGTCGGGAATTTCGTGATGCGGCAGCTGAGTTATACCTTACGGTGAATGACCAGCGGCCAGGGACTGACGTGATGGATGACTTGGCAAAAGTTGCTGATGTTTATGGTGCAGCGCTGAAAACGCCCCGGGAAGTGCAGCTAGTCCTCAATGCCCTGAGGTTTCGTTATGCAAGCATGCGGGACTATGTGTATTTCCCGGATTTGTGCTTCCTGCAGCTGCTCCGCACGACGAATTCAGGCCTCTATGACTGGGTGGAGGAATACCTGTCTGAACGGGCCGTGGTGGAAGCCGGAGATGGCCATGTCAGTGAAGATGAACAAAAAGTCCTGGCCGACAGCCTTAAGGCTAACTTGAAGCAGTATTTTCCTGCAGAAGCGCATTCTGTTTATGTCTTGGGCCGCTGGGTGCCGGGGATCTCAGGCGGGCTGGCAAACCTTCCCTTCAGTTTGTTCGGAGTGACAGGTGCACAGCAAAGTGCCATGATGACTGCGGGTAAGCGGCTGGGTAGCCAGGCATACTGGCGCTACTACTTTGCCTTCTCCGCCCCCCAAAATGTTCTGTCACCGGAGGTTTTCGGGGAACTCTTCGGGAGCGCCGCCCAGCCTGAAAAGCAGCAGGAACTCGCGGAACGTCTGCTCGGGTATATCCAGAGTAAACAGTTATCCTCTCAGACGTGGTTTGAACACATTCTGGCCCAACTGACATCCCCCCTGATTGATACCCGAACTCCGGCAGAGTGTCGTGGTCTTCTGGCATTCTTCTTTGACTACGGCGATAACATGCTGGAACGCTACCGGGCTGACAACGAATGGTTTGCGCTGCATGACCTAGATACCTACAGCGTAGCTGATCGGCTCATCCAACGGATGCTACAGGAGTCCCCTGAAGATATGATGGTCTTTCTGACAGAAAAGGTTAACAACGGCCAAGCTTGGTACTGGATCGCGGAATATGTTCGTCATCTGCTCTGGCAGCACGGGATTGTGGGAAATCGTACCTTCAATCAGCAGGAAGCATGGATGGAACGCGATAATGTAGACGCAATTCGAAAGGCCCTTGCAGACCGGCTGAACAGTCCAGAGGTCACCGACAAGCTGGGAGGTTTTGCTTTGCTAAACGCCTACATCTGGGCATGGCGGGATATCAGCGGAAGTGAAGTCTTACAGAAATGGATAAAGCGCCAGACCCTAGATGATGGCGCTTTTCTGCGGCTACTACTACAGCTCCGGTATCTTGGCACCAGTTCGGTGGATGGGCGCTATCGTGCGCTGAACCTAGCAGACCTGACAGAATTTCTTGGGGATAGTGACGTGATCACTGAACGTATCACCCGGATCAGAGAGTCTGGTCATTTCGCGGAGCTCGTTGATCAGGTCGAGCAGTCTGTCAGGAGAAACCATTTTTAG
- a CDS encoding HigA family addiction module antitoxin: MGIFNPPHPGGLITEYIEDNNICLLCLARELDLSINVLNKVVSGKISINSEIAFRLEVGLGIAAPLWLSMQAAHDSWQQ, encoded by the coding sequence ATGGGAATATTTAATCCGCCTCACCCTGGCGGTCTAATTACTGAATATATTGAAGATAATAATATATGTTTGCTCTGTCTAGCTAGAGAACTGGATCTATCGATAAATGTACTCAATAAAGTAGTCTCAGGTAAGATTTCCATTAATTCTGAAATAGCTTTTCGCCTAGAAGTGGGGCTGGGAATCGCAGCACCTTTGTGGTTATCAATGCAGGCCGCCCACGATAGTTGGCAGCAATAA
- a CDS encoding prolyl oligopeptidase family serine peptidase, with translation MTQPEIQDLLNQLETPQDAAALSWVEKQNQRTMERFAKGERFQQMRGAILRALDDKTNIPWGSHYREKVYNFWQDDEHPRGIWRRTSEASYFTAEPEWETVLDIDRLNQDEDANWSYHGAELLHPDYSRALIFLSSGGDACEIREFDLVKKAFIRDGFFLPESKSLVSWVDENTLLLALDAGKDTLTASGYPRRAHRWSRGTSPQEAPLIYAGEATDMGVSAWHDDTPGFERDLVHCSKDFYRGQTWLLTGQNTLTLIEIPEDASCGFFKDWLLVTLTSDWQTENDTWPAGALLAIDFVDFQRGKRDFIPLFTPNSRTTLQGYSTTRDYLLLNLSQDAVEKVDIVKINDGQRHCVKTLELPDFTGVSANGIDDESNRYRLVSHGFLQPNSLSYGNLDNDTLSLVKQAPACFDPAAFNVTQHFALSQDGTRVPYFQVAAKALTLSGDNPTLLYGYGGFEVSLTPHYLGSKGATWLQKGGVYVVANIRGGGEYGPAWHQAALKQHRHRAWEDFTAVATDLEARKITRPARLAARGGSNGGLLIGNMLTDYPALFGALVCEVPLLDMLNYHRWLAGASWIAEYGDPDVAEEREWLLRYSPFDKVTAGVDYPPTLFTTGTQDDRVSPAHARKMVARMQQQGHDNVWLYEETDAGHGSAPENSQVASQQAMVEEFLWQMLSGE, from the coding sequence ATGACACAGCCAGAGATTCAGGATTTACTTAACCAGCTTGAAACCCCGCAGGATGCAGCGGCGCTGAGCTGGGTGGAAAAGCAAAACCAGCGCACCATGGAGAGATTCGCCAAAGGAGAGCGTTTTCAGCAGATGCGAGGCGCCATTCTGAGAGCGCTTGACGATAAAACCAACATTCCCTGGGGTAGCCATTACCGCGAGAAGGTCTATAACTTCTGGCAGGATGATGAGCACCCACGAGGTATCTGGCGGCGCACCTCTGAAGCCTCTTATTTTACCGCTGAACCAGAATGGGAGACGGTGCTGGACATCGATCGTCTGAACCAGGACGAAGATGCTAACTGGAGCTACCATGGCGCAGAGCTGCTGCATCCTGACTACTCGCGGGCGCTGATCTTTTTATCCAGCGGTGGCGACGCCTGCGAAATTCGTGAATTCGACCTGGTGAAGAAAGCGTTTATCCGCGACGGATTTTTCCTGCCGGAAAGCAAAAGCCTGGTAAGCTGGGTGGATGAGAATACCCTTCTGCTGGCGCTGGACGCCGGTAAAGACACGCTTACCGCCTCTGGCTATCCGCGTCGCGCTCATCGCTGGAGCCGCGGCACCTCGCCTCAGGAGGCACCGCTGATTTACGCAGGCGAAGCAACGGATATGGGCGTTTCAGCCTGGCATGACGATACCCCCGGCTTTGAGCGAGATCTGGTGCACTGCAGCAAAGATTTTTACCGAGGGCAAACCTGGCTGCTAACCGGCCAGAACACGCTGACGCTTATCGAGATCCCCGAAGATGCCTCCTGCGGATTTTTTAAAGACTGGCTGCTGGTCACGCTGACCTCCGACTGGCAGACAGAAAATGACACCTGGCCGGCCGGGGCTTTACTGGCCATTGATTTTGTTGATTTTCAGCGGGGCAAACGCGATTTTATTCCGTTATTCACGCCGAATTCGCGCACCACGCTGCAGGGCTACAGCACGACCCGTGATTACCTTCTGCTTAACCTGAGTCAGGATGCCGTCGAAAAAGTCGATATTGTGAAAATTAATGACGGCCAACGTCACTGTGTGAAAACGCTGGAGCTGCCCGATTTTACCGGTGTCTCCGCCAACGGCATTGACGATGAAAGCAACCGCTATCGCCTGGTGAGCCACGGTTTTCTCCAGCCCAATAGTCTCAGCTATGGCAATCTGGACAACGATACGCTCAGCCTTGTTAAGCAAGCCCCAGCCTGCTTTGACCCTGCGGCATTTAACGTAACTCAGCATTTCGCCCTGTCTCAGGACGGCACGCGCGTCCCCTATTTCCAGGTTGCGGCAAAAGCGCTAACGCTCTCCGGCGATAACCCGACCTTACTCTATGGCTACGGCGGATTTGAGGTCTCTTTAACCCCCCATTATCTCGGTTCAAAAGGGGCAACCTGGCTGCAAAAAGGCGGCGTCTACGTCGTCGCCAATATACGCGGCGGCGGCGAATATGGTCCCGCATGGCACCAGGCTGCGCTCAAACAGCATCGGCACCGGGCCTGGGAAGATTTTACCGCCGTCGCAACCGATCTCGAGGCACGTAAAATCACCCGCCCTGCCAGGCTTGCGGCCCGAGGCGGCAGCAACGGCGGCCTGCTGATTGGCAATATGCTCACCGACTATCCAGCGCTCTTCGGTGCGCTGGTGTGCGAAGTCCCGCTTCTGGATATGCTGAACTACCATCGCTGGCTGGCGGGAGCCTCATGGATTGCCGAATATGGCGATCCGGACGTTGCCGAAGAGCGAGAGTGGCTGCTGCGCTACTCCCCGTTCGACAAAGTGACCGCAGGCGTGGATTATCCGCCAACGCTATTTACTACCGGTACCCAGGATGACCGGGTCAGCCCGGCGCATGCCCGCAAGATGGTGGCGCGTATGCAGCAGCAAGGGCACGACAATGTCTGGCTGTATGAGGAAACGGATGCCGGCCACGGTAGTGCGCCGGAAAATAGCCAGGTAGCCTCTCAACAGGCGATGGTCGAGGAGTTTCTCTGGCAGATGTTGAGCGGAGAGTAA
- a CDS encoding ACT domain-containing protein: protein MAGENNLEILLSNAAPELNPGKYVFCTLVTPSAELKDAAVVAVREAEGVTLVLPQDLADKHAVSYDYVASWITLKIHSSLAAVGLTAAFSRALANEGISCNVVAGYYHDHIFVAHKDTESAMAVLSSLATEL from the coding sequence ATGGCTGGTGAAAATAACCTTGAAATCCTGCTCAGCAATGCCGCTCCCGAGCTTAACCCGGGAAAATATGTTTTTTGCACTTTAGTCACCCCGTCTGCGGAATTAAAAGATGCCGCCGTTGTGGCCGTTCGCGAGGCGGAAGGCGTCACGCTGGTGCTTCCTCAGGATCTGGCGGATAAACACGCCGTGAGCTATGACTATGTCGCCAGCTGGATCACCCTGAAAATTCACTCATCCCTCGCCGCCGTTGGTCTCACCGCCGCGTTTTCTCGTGCACTGGCAAATGAAGGCATCAGCTGTAACGTAGTAGCGGGTTACTACCACGACCATATTTTTGTTGCCCATAAAGATACCGAATCGGCGATGGCGGTATTATCGTCTCTGGCAACGGAACTATAA
- a CDS encoding alpha/beta fold hydrolase — MTFVKTKDDVNIFYKDWGPKEAQPIVFHHGWPLSADDWDNQMLFFLAQGFRVIAFDRRGHGRSDQVSEGHDMDHYAADASAVAEHLDLKNAVHVGHSTGGGQVARYVAKYGQPQGRVAKAVLVSAVPPLMVKTAGNPDGTPIDVFDGFRKALAANRAQFYLDVASGPFYGFNRQGAEVSEGTVRNWWRQGMAGSAKAHYEGIKAFSETDQTDDLKAITVPVLVLQGDDDQVVPYKNAAILQDKLLVNSTLHIYPGYPHGMHTTHADTINADILKFIRS; from the coding sequence ATGACCTTCGTAAAAACAAAAGATGACGTCAATATCTTCTATAAAGACTGGGGGCCAAAAGAGGCCCAGCCGATTGTTTTTCATCACGGTTGGCCGCTAAGTGCCGATGACTGGGACAACCAGATGCTGTTCTTCCTGGCGCAAGGTTTTCGGGTTATCGCCTTTGACCGTCGCGGACATGGCCGTTCCGATCAGGTCAGCGAAGGGCATGATATGGATCATTATGCGGCCGATGCCTCTGCCGTAGCGGAGCACCTTGATCTGAAAAACGCCGTACACGTAGGGCATTCCACCGGCGGCGGCCAGGTGGCTCGCTATGTGGCAAAATATGGGCAGCCTCAGGGGCGCGTGGCAAAAGCCGTTTTAGTCAGTGCCGTTCCGCCGCTGATGGTGAAAACGGCAGGCAACCCGGACGGGACGCCGATTGACGTTTTCGATGGCTTCCGCAAGGCGCTGGCTGCAAATCGCGCGCAATTTTACCTCGATGTGGCTTCTGGCCCATTTTATGGCTTTAACCGTCAGGGCGCGGAGGTATCTGAAGGCACCGTTCGTAACTGGTGGCGGCAGGGCATGGCCGGCAGCGCCAAAGCACACTATGAAGGCATTAAAGCGTTTTCAGAAACCGATCAGACGGACGATCTGAAGGCTATCACCGTTCCCGTCCTGGTGCTGCAGGGCGATGACGATCAGGTTGTGCCTTACAAAAACGCCGCCATCCTGCAGGATAAACTGCTCGTTAACAGCACGCTGCATATTTACCCTGGCTACCCACACGGGATGCACACTACGCACGCCGACACCATCAATGCGGATATCCTGAAATTTATCCGTAGCTGA
- a CDS encoding serine acetyltransferase, whose protein sequence is MKTFHIAAFLISNKSNVLKQYWRDEITPKCKLTPHRLFVAHRCRTRHFLLWWRLASQMFMKGNKRQKRVARKISWALQRKYASEIGLAANIGTNPKFIHLTGVVISDKVEIGHNAVIHQNITIGVRDNDDHSVARIGNNVSIGAGVCILGGVNIGDNVKIGATALVLADIPQNSTYTCRITPLITAHSRA, encoded by the coding sequence ATGAAAACATTCCATATTGCTGCGTTCCTGATTTCCAATAAAAGCAATGTCCTTAAGCAGTATTGGCGTGATGAAATCACTCCCAAATGCAAACTTACACCGCATCGACTCTTCGTTGCGCATCGCTGTCGTACCCGGCATTTTTTGCTTTGGTGGCGGCTTGCCAGCCAGATGTTTATGAAAGGCAATAAGCGGCAAAAGCGGGTGGCCAGAAAAATCAGTTGGGCATTGCAGCGCAAATACGCCTCCGAGATAGGGCTGGCGGCAAACATCGGAACAAACCCCAAATTTATACACCTGACCGGCGTAGTGATCTCAGACAAAGTTGAAATAGGTCATAATGCCGTCATCCATCAGAACATTACTATCGGTGTCCGGGACAACGACGACCACTCCGTAGCCAGGATTGGCAATAATGTCAGTATTGGTGCCGGGGTGTGTATTCTTGGTGGCGTAAACATTGGGGACAACGTAAAGATTGGCGCGACGGCCTTAGTGCTTGCCGATATACCGCAAAATTCGACATACACCTGCAGGATCACTCCCCTTATTACTGCCCATAGCCGCGCCTGA
- a CDS encoding glycosyltransferase family 25 protein codes for MGDILIIEDDMEFNCDFEHISKANEFIAMLQNRDWDVAMLAGNYFNVQPLKCNRILLKIIHAFCACAYLVNRNYRAKLIEILAEAVSLLDTKAEQRYAIDSYWTKFMPDGNWLGLYPCLGHQKADYSDIQKYYVNYQHLFYKPLSKIQTDLYCPAGKQGCISTCYYRGW; via the coding sequence ATGGGAGATATACTTATAATAGAGGATGATATGGAATTCAATTGTGATTTTGAGCATATCTCAAAGGCCAATGAGTTTATCGCCATGCTGCAGAACCGTGACTGGGACGTCGCTATGCTGGCGGGGAATTATTTTAATGTCCAGCCTCTGAAATGCAATCGTATATTGCTTAAAATTATCCATGCCTTTTGTGCCTGTGCCTATCTGGTCAATCGCAATTACAGAGCGAAGCTCATTGAGATATTGGCGGAGGCGGTCAGTCTACTCGATACTAAAGCTGAGCAGCGTTATGCAATTGATTCATACTGGACAAAATTTATGCCGGACGGTAATTGGCTTGGCTTGTATCCCTGTCTGGGGCACCAGAAAGCAGATTACAGTGACATCCAGAAGTATTATGTAAATTATCAGCATTTGTTTTACAAACCGCTGTCTAAAATACAAACGGATCTCTATTGCCCGGCTGGAAAGCAGGGGTGTATATCCACGTGCTACTACAGAGGATGGTAA
- a CDS encoding glycosyltransferase family 25 protein yields MKINLSGVDKVIYINLKSREDRRESITNELRRLGVPESKIIRFEAIESAKGYIGCTLSHLKILKLAEQEAWEIYL; encoded by the coding sequence TTGAAAATTAATTTATCAGGCGTTGATAAAGTAATCTATATCAATCTTAAATCAAGAGAGGATAGACGGGAAAGCATTACAAATGAGCTCAGGCGGCTGGGTGTCCCGGAAAGTAAAATTATTCGTTTTGAAGCAATTGAATCGGCTAAAGGCTATATCGGCTGTACGCTTTCTCATCTTAAAATATTAAAACTAGCTGAGCAGGAGGCATGGGAGATATACTTATAA
- the zntB gene encoding zinc transporter ZntB, whose protein sequence is MDVIKGSELHVPDAVFAWQLDGKGGVRPIDSNEIIDSEHPCWLHLNYTNADSADWLANTPLLPNYVRDALAGESMRPRVSRVGEGTLITLRCINGSTDERPDQLVAVRLYIDERLIVSTRRRQVLALDDVVNDLNEGTGPTDCGSWLVDACDALTDHASEFIEQMHDKIIDLEDNLLDQQVPPRGALALLRKQLIVMRRYMSPQRDVYARLSSERLSWMNDDQRRRMQDIADRLGRGLDEIDACIARTGVMTDEISQVMQESLNRRTYTMSLMAMVFLPSTFLTGLFGVNLGGIPGGGWAFGFALFCIMLVVLIGGVAWWLHRSKWL, encoded by the coding sequence GTGGATGTAATTAAAGGCAGCGAGCTTCACGTGCCGGACGCGGTGTTTGCCTGGCAACTGGACGGTAAAGGTGGAGTAAGGCCCATCGACAGCAACGAAATTATCGACAGCGAGCATCCCTGCTGGCTGCATCTCAATTATACCAACGCTGACAGCGCTGACTGGCTGGCTAATACGCCGCTGCTGCCCAACTATGTCAGAGACGCCTTAGCCGGCGAGAGTATGCGCCCGCGCGTGTCACGCGTCGGAGAGGGAACGCTGATTACCCTGCGCTGCATTAACGGCAGCACCGACGAGCGTCCGGACCAGCTGGTGGCCGTGCGGCTTTACATCGACGAGAGGCTGATTGTTTCGACCCGCAGGCGGCAGGTGCTGGCGCTGGACGATGTGGTTAACGATCTCAATGAAGGAACCGGCCCGACCGACTGCGGCAGCTGGCTGGTGGATGCCTGCGATGCGCTCACCGATCACGCCAGCGAATTTATCGAGCAAATGCACGATAAAATTATCGATCTGGAAGACAATCTGCTCGACCAGCAGGTTCCGCCCCGTGGCGCGCTGGCGCTGCTGCGTAAACAGCTGATTGTGATGCGTCGCTATATGTCTCCTCAGCGGGATGTCTACGCGCGCCTGTCCAGCGAGCGGCTTAGCTGGATGAATGACGATCAGCGCCGCCGCATGCAGGACATTGCCGACCGGCTGGGCAGGGGGCTCGACGAAATCGACGCCTGCATCGCCCGCACGGGAGTGATGACCGATGAGATTTCCCAGGTTATGCAGGAATCCTTAAATCGCCGGACATACACCATGTCGCTGATGGCCATGGTGTTTTTGCCCAGTACGTTTTTAACCGGGCTGTTCGGCGTTAACCTGGGCGGTATTCCCGGCGGCGGCTGGGCGTTTGGCTTTGCCCTGTTCTGCATTATGTTGGTGGTTCTGATAGGTGGTGTTGCCTGGTGGTTACATCGCAGTAAATGGCTGTAA
- a CDS encoding DksA/TraR family C4-type zinc finger protein, with product MASGWANDDAVQEQIDSTVDDAVARARSELPKGESLLYCEACGERIPEARRSAIQGVRLCIRCQQAEDTHRATFSGYNRRGSKDSQLR from the coding sequence ATGGCATCAGGTTGGGCCAATGACGACGCCGTTCAGGAGCAAATCGACAGCACCGTGGACGACGCCGTTGCCAGAGCGCGCAGTGAACTGCCGAAAGGCGAAAGTCTGTTGTACTGTGAGGCGTGCGGAGAGCGCATTCCGGAAGCCCGGCGCAGCGCCATTCAGGGGGTGAGATTGTGCATCAGATGTCAGCAAGCCGAGGACACCCATCGGGCAACCTTCTCTGGCTATAATCGACGCGGATCGAAAGACAGCCAGCTGCGCTAG